Proteins encoded by one window of Martelella endophytica:
- a CDS encoding cation diffusion facilitator family transporter has product MSGGQKKSGGLQPRQLALATIPLSVLVLAIKLGAWRLTGSVALLSDALESIVNVVASIAAYVAIVYAAKPADHDHQFGHHKAEYISAVIEGVAIVVAALLIFKEAAVELFHPSMPDDIYLGLGVNIVASVINGIWAYVLIRAGRSLRSPALVADGLHIRTDVVTSVGVVIGLGVALATGYAIFDPLIALLVAAHILYAGYRLIVESVGGLMDVALTQEEEDAIRTAILENADGSSGVHDLRTRRAGSAAFIDFHLVVSEAMPVGEAHDICDRLEAAIKKAIPGASLAIHVEPEGVKAHGVRVRIH; this is encoded by the coding sequence ATGAGTGGTGGGCAGAAAAAAAGCGGTGGCCTTCAGCCCCGCCAATTGGCACTCGCCACGATTCCGCTTTCCGTCCTGGTGCTCGCGATAAAGCTCGGCGCCTGGCGCCTCACGGGCTCTGTCGCGTTGCTTTCAGACGCGCTCGAATCAATCGTCAATGTCGTCGCCTCCATCGCCGCCTATGTCGCCATCGTCTATGCGGCGAAGCCTGCGGACCACGATCACCAGTTCGGTCATCACAAGGCCGAGTATATCTCCGCGGTGATCGAGGGGGTCGCGATCGTCGTTGCGGCGCTGTTGATCTTCAAGGAAGCGGCGGTGGAGCTGTTCCATCCGTCGATGCCAGACGACATCTATCTCGGTCTGGGCGTCAACATCGTCGCAAGCGTCATCAACGGCATATGGGCCTATGTGCTGATCCGGGCCGGCCGGTCGCTCCGGTCTCCGGCGCTGGTGGCCGATGGCCTGCATATCCGAACGGATGTCGTGACCTCTGTCGGCGTCGTGATCGGCCTCGGCGTCGCGCTTGCGACCGGCTACGCCATCTTCGACCCGCTGATCGCGCTTCTCGTTGCCGCCCACATTCTCTACGCTGGCTATCGGCTGATCGTCGAATCGGTCGGCGGGCTGATGGATGTGGCGCTGACCCAGGAGGAGGAGGACGCCATCCGCACGGCGATCCTCGAAAATGCCGATGGCTCCTCCGGCGTTCACGATCTGCGCACGCGCCGCGCCGGCTCGGCGGCCTTCATCGATTTTCACCTGGTGGTCAGCGAGGCCATGCCGGTGGGCGAAGCGCACGACATCTGCGATCGACTCGAGGCTGCGATCAAGAAGGCCATTCCCGGCGCATCGCTGGCCATCCATGTCGAGCCCGAAGGCGTCAAGGCGCACGGCGTCCGGGTTCGCATCCACTAG
- the queF gene encoding preQ(1) synthase → MVKTDVSGLSQLGHAVDAPSSPEEAVMEKVPFSQAGTDFVVRFTAPEFTSLCPMTGQPDFAHIVIDYIPGEWLVESKSLKLFLHSFRNHGAFHEDCSIYIAKRIVELTEPKWLRIGAYWYPRGGIPIDVFWQTGAPPEGVWLPDQGVAPYRGRG, encoded by the coding sequence ATGGTCAAGACAGATGTTTCAGGGCTCTCCCAGCTCGGGCATGCCGTCGACGCTCCGTCCTCTCCTGAAGAGGCGGTGATGGAAAAGGTTCCGTTTTCGCAAGCGGGGACGGATTTCGTCGTGCGTTTCACCGCGCCGGAATTCACCTCGCTCTGCCCGATGACCGGCCAGCCGGATTTCGCCCATATCGTGATCGACTACATTCCCGGCGAATGGCTGGTTGAATCGAAATCGCTGAAGCTCTTCCTGCATTCCTTCCGCAATCACGGCGCCTTCCACGAGGATTGCTCGATCTACATCGCCAAGCGTATCGTGGAGCTGACCGAGCCGAAATGGCTGAGGATCGGTGCCTACTGGTATCCGCGCGGGGGAATTCCGATCGACGTGTTCTGGCAGACCGGCGCGCCGCCGGAAGGCGTGTGGCTGCCCGACCAGGGTGTGGCCCCCTATCGCGGGCGCGGATAA
- a CDS encoding HupE/UreJ family protein — translation MFARTARPAILSAGILLAAAAPAFAHLNPAEHGSFMAGLSHPLFGADHILAMVAVGIWAAMIGGRAMLIVPASFVITMGIGFALALSGMSLPFVEPAILASVVGLGLLVALAVRVPATVSAAVVAVFALFHGYAHGTELGGAGALTFGLGFMAGTALLHAAGVGLGIGLNRFGGMTLSRILGGLTALAGIAMMAG, via the coding sequence ATGTTCGCACGCACCGCCCGGCCTGCCATCCTTTCCGCTGGCATTCTCCTTGCCGCCGCCGCACCGGCCTTCGCCCATCTCAATCCGGCCGAGCATGGCTCATTCATGGCCGGGCTTTCGCACCCTCTGTTCGGTGCGGACCATATCCTGGCAATGGTTGCCGTCGGCATCTGGGCTGCGATGATCGGCGGCCGTGCGATGCTGATCGTGCCGGCTTCCTTCGTCATCACCATGGGGATCGGCTTCGCGCTGGCGCTGTCGGGCATGTCCCTGCCTTTTGTCGAGCCTGCCATCCTCGCCTCCGTCGTCGGCCTCGGCCTGCTGGTGGCCCTTGCGGTAAGGGTTCCCGCCACGGTTTCTGCAGCTGTCGTCGCGGTGTTTGCCCTCTTCCATGGCTATGCGCACGGCACCGAGCTTGGCGGCGCGGGCGCTCTTACCTTCGGCCTCGGCTTCATGGCCGGAACAGCGCTTCTGCATGCCGCCGGCGTCGGCCTCGGCATTGGCCTCAACCGCTTTGGCGGCATGACGTTGTCGCGCATCCTCGGCGGCCTGACCGCCCTTGCCGGCATCGCCATGATGGCCGGCTAA
- a CDS encoding aldo/keto reductase — protein sequence MRYNRLGNSGLKVSELCLGTMTFGGKGFWTAIGELDQKASDELVSSALDAGINFIDTANVYSDGLSEEITGQALKNLNVPRDEIVIATKVFGGVGDGPNARGSSRYHIMEQVKKSLTRLQTDHIDLYQLHGFDNQTPIEETLEALDTLVRHGHVRYVGVSNWAAWQIAKALGISERKGLASFQSLQAYYTIAGRDLEREIVPMLKSEGVGLMVWSPLAGGFLSGKYDRDSQSDDNGRRVNFDFPPVDKDRGFAVIDVMREIANAKGVSVAQIALAWLLYQPVVTSVIVGAKRVEQLHDNIASTAVEFTAEEMERLNAVSALPREYPGWMFERQSGGETKAEPRVLK from the coding sequence TTGCGTTACAATCGACTTGGAAATTCCGGCCTCAAGGTCTCTGAACTCTGCCTCGGCACCATGACCTTCGGCGGCAAAGGCTTCTGGACCGCCATCGGCGAACTCGACCAGAAAGCCTCCGATGAACTCGTCTCTTCCGCGCTCGATGCCGGCATCAATTTCATCGACACCGCCAATGTCTATTCAGACGGCCTGTCGGAGGAAATCACCGGCCAGGCGCTGAAGAACCTCAACGTTCCCCGCGACGAAATCGTCATCGCCACCAAGGTCTTCGGCGGCGTCGGTGACGGGCCGAATGCGCGCGGTTCGTCGCGTTATCACATCATGGAACAGGTCAAGAAGAGCCTCACCCGGCTGCAGACCGACCATATCGACCTCTACCAGCTTCACGGCTTCGACAACCAGACGCCGATCGAAGAGACGCTGGAAGCCCTCGACACCCTCGTCCGCCATGGCCACGTCCGCTATGTCGGCGTCTCCAACTGGGCGGCATGGCAGATCGCCAAGGCGCTCGGTATTTCCGAACGCAAGGGCCTTGCCTCGTTCCAGTCGCTGCAGGCCTATTACACCATTGCCGGCCGCGACCTCGAGCGCGAGATCGTGCCGATGCTGAAATCGGAGGGCGTCGGGCTGATGGTCTGGTCGCCGCTGGCCGGCGGCTTCCTGTCGGGCAAATATGACCGCGACAGCCAGTCGGACGACAACGGTCGCCGCGTCAATTTCGACTTTCCGCCCGTCGACAAGGATCGCGGCTTTGCCGTCATCGACGTGATGCGCGAGATCGCGAATGCCAAGGGTGTTTCTGTCGCCCAGATCGCGCTTGCCTGGCTGCTCTACCAGCCCGTCGTCACCAGCGTCATCGTCGGCGCCAAGCGGGTCGAGCAGCTCCACGACAACATCGCCTCGACGGCGGTGGAGTTCACCGCCGAGGAGATGGAGCGCCTCAACGCCGTCTCCGCCCTGCCACGCGAATATCCGGGCTGGATGTTCGAACGTCAGTCGGGTGGCGAGACGAAAGCCGAGCCGCGGGTTTTGAAGTAA
- a CDS encoding ATP-dependent Clp protease proteolytic subunit → MNDEEDDKKTELPLGKEAEANLFKSRSIFIYGPITQDLAQRVCSQLVAMAAVSDEDIRVYVNSPGGHVESGDSIHDMIKFIKPKVIIIGSGWVASAGALIYVAVPKEQRICLPNTRFLLHQPSGGTRGMASDIEIQAREIIKMNQRLIKIFSEATGQPEDKIAKDIDRDYWLSAQEAIDYGLVSRIVTSQADI, encoded by the coding sequence ATGAACGACGAAGAAGACGACAAGAAGACCGAACTGCCCTTGGGCAAGGAAGCTGAAGCCAATCTGTTCAAGTCGCGGTCGATCTTCATCTACGGGCCGATCACCCAGGACCTGGCGCAGCGGGTGTGCTCGCAGCTCGTCGCGATGGCGGCGGTTTCCGATGAGGATATCCGCGTTTACGTCAACTCGCCGGGCGGGCACGTCGAATCCGGCGATTCCATCCATGACATGATCAAGTTCATCAAGCCGAAGGTGATCATCATCGGCTCCGGCTGGGTCGCCTCTGCCGGCGCGCTGATCTATGTGGCGGTTCCGAAGGAACAGCGCATCTGCCTGCCGAACACGCGCTTCCTGCTGCACCAGCCCTCCGGCGGCACCCGCGGCATGGCATCGGATATCGAGATCCAGGCCCGCGAGATCATCAAGATGAACCAGCGCCTGATCAAGATCTTCTCCGAGGCCACAGGCCAGCCGGAAGACAAGATCGCCAAGGATATCGATCGCGATTACTGGCTTTCCGCACAGGAGGCCATCGACTACGGCCTCGTTTCGCGGATCGTCACCAGCCAGGCTGACATCTGA
- a CDS encoding benzoate/H(+) symporter BenE family transporter produces MLRAFSAQSLFMGLLVAFVGFASSFSVVLQGLEGVGASHAQSASGLMALSIVMGLSGIAISAVTRMPVSIAWSTPGAALLATAGPLGGGFAEAVGAFILANVLIVLAGMLRPVGRAISAIPSPLANAMLAGVLIGLCFAPVEAVAFNPLLGLPIVLAWLVVGAFNRLLAVPAALLAFLIVLFFGVDIPPDAWQGLGASAVPRLIWVTPEFSLQAAISIALPLFIVTMASQNIPGVAILNINDYRPSAGRMFTVTGLFSLAAAPFGGHGVNLAAITAAMCAGPDAHPDPKRRYWAAIVAGVFYIVFGLLSGLIVLLVSLAPPVLIEAVAGLALIGAFSGAALAAFKDADAREASAATFLVAASGVGFFGISGAFWGLATGLAIYGLKRAVDARRAKAP; encoded by the coding sequence ATGCTGAGGGCGTTTTCGGCACAGAGCCTGTTCATGGGTCTGCTGGTGGCCTTTGTCGGCTTTGCCAGCTCGTTTTCGGTCGTGCTGCAGGGACTTGAGGGCGTCGGCGCCAGTCATGCGCAGTCGGCATCGGGCCTGATGGCGCTTTCGATCGTCATGGGCCTTTCCGGCATCGCGATCTCCGCCGTGACCCGCATGCCGGTTTCCATCGCTTGGTCGACGCCAGGTGCGGCGCTCTTGGCGACGGCCGGTCCGCTTGGCGGCGGCTTTGCCGAAGCGGTCGGTGCCTTCATCCTCGCCAATGTGCTGATCGTGCTGGCTGGCATGCTGCGCCCGGTCGGGCGTGCCATCTCAGCCATTCCCTCACCGCTGGCGAACGCCATGCTCGCCGGCGTGCTGATCGGTCTCTGCTTCGCCCCGGTCGAGGCCGTGGCCTTCAACCCGCTGCTCGGCCTGCCGATCGTGCTGGCCTGGCTCGTTGTCGGTGCCTTCAACCGCTTGCTGGCTGTGCCGGCGGCACTCCTGGCCTTTCTCATCGTGCTGTTTTTCGGTGTCGATATCCCACCGGATGCCTGGCAGGGGCTTGGCGCGAGCGCTGTGCCGCGGCTGATCTGGGTGACGCCCGAGTTCAGCCTGCAGGCGGCGATCTCGATCGCGCTGCCGCTCTTCATCGTCACCATGGCCTCGCAGAACATTCCCGGCGTCGCGATCCTCAACATCAATGACTACCGGCCTTCCGCCGGTCGGATGTTCACGGTCACCGGCCTGTTCTCGCTTGCAGCCGCGCCCTTCGGCGGACACGGCGTCAATCTCGCCGCCATTACCGCTGCGATGTGCGCCGGGCCGGATGCGCATCCCGACCCGAAGCGGCGCTATTGGGCGGCAATCGTCGCCGGTGTGTTCTACATCGTCTTCGGGCTGCTGAGCGGCCTTATCGTGCTGCTCGTGTCGCTGGCACCGCCGGTGCTGATCGAGGCGGTGGCGGGGCTGGCGCTGATCGGGGCCTTTTCGGGCGCCGCCCTTGCCGCCTTCAAGGATGCGGATGCGCGCGAGGCCTCTGCGGCGACCTTCCTCGTTGCAGCCTCCGGCGTCGGCTTCTTCGGCATCTCCGGTGCCTTCTGGGGGCTTGCGACCGGACTGGCGATCTACGGCCTGAAGCGCGCCGTCGACGCCCGCCGCGCGAAGGCGCCA